CCCGGCCACGGGCGACGCGTGTTGCAGACCGTGTACCGGTAGTGCTTGCGCTTGGCGCTGTAACGGGCGTGGAAGTCGGCAGGCACCTCGTCGAGCGCGCGCACCAGGATGTCGGCCGGCAGCGCCGCCTTGAGACGCGCCTCGAGCTCGGCGGGAGCGTCGTCCCAGCGGTCGGTGAAAAAGTGGATCACCTGCCCGAGCGCCGAGACGCCCGCATCCGTCCGGCCCGAGGCGTGGATGCGCGTGAAGGCACCAAGCACTGCGCCGAGGGCGTCTTCGACGGTGCCCTGTACGGTTGTCTGGTCGGGTTGGATCTGCCAGCCCTTGTAGTGGCGGCCATCGTAGGCGAGCAGCACGCGGAAAGTGCGCGGGCCGCCCGGTTCGGGCGCGTCGTTGTGTGTCGCGTCGTCCATTGTCATGTGTGCGAAACCATAGAGGCGGGCGGCGCACGCGTCAAGCGTGCCGCCGCATCGGCGCCTTTACGCCGGCCCCGGGCTTGTGTATAAAGGCGGCGGCTGTGATGTGTTGTTCGATGACATGGGGAAACGACCACTTCACTGCAAGAGGAGGAGACGGGACATGAACCGAAAGATCGCGTTGTGCCTTGCTGGTGCCGCGCTCGCTTGCGCGGCGCTGGCACCGATGCCCGCCCGGGGCGCCGCCGCCATGCTGCAGGCAACGCCGCCGACGTTGACGGCCGCCGACCTGTTCGGCGGGACGCCCGAGGCGTTCCAGTACCGCGTGCTGCGCTCCTACCGCAAGGTGGCTGCGCTCGAGATCCCGCAGCAGCGTATCCGGTTCGGCGTGGGCTACGAGGACCTCAGCTTCGGCGCGTTCGATGGCAACGCCTGGACGTTCGATCTCGGCTACGAGCGGACGATGAGCCCGTGGGGCTGGGGTGTGCTCGTGCCGTCGCAGCTCTGGGACCTCAGCGGTCTCGAGGACCTGCTGCAGCTCGGGTTCGCGCCGTACGCCTTCACCTACGTCAACGAGACGATTCGCGTCGGCGGGTTCGTCGAGATCGACTTCACGAACTCGGACATCGCCGGCATCGGGGATGACACGTCGTATGGCCTCGGCGGGTCGGCCTCGGCGCTGTTCAAGCCCGCCGACATTGTCACGATTGCGCCCGTCGGCTTGGTGGAGTACTACCGGACGGGCCAGGACAGCCAGGAGGACTCGGCCATCGTGCAGGCCGGTGTCCAAGTCGCCGTGACGCCCGGAGAGCATTTCGACTTTGACCTCTACGGCTACTTTACCTACGACGCCCAGAACGACGACCTCGACGGCACGTTCTGGGAGTTCGGCGCCTCGTTGACATTCACGATCACCGAGGGCTGGGGTGTCACCGTCGGCTACGAGGCCGTCACCGGTGCCGACGAGTTCGATGCCGACCGCTTCTTCGTCGACGCGCAGTACGACTTCTAGGTGGGGCGCCCCGGATCTCACCAGGGACAACTTGAGGCAGGCTGCAGCGGCGACCCGCCCCTGGGGGTGGGTCCGCCGCTTCGTTTTCGGGTCCGGCCAGAGGGTGGAACAAAGCCCTTGAACGGACGTCCAAGGTGCCGTAATATGCAACGGTTAGCCTGAAGCTATGAGAAGAGAGAGGAAACCCGCATGCCCTGTGGCCGTAAGAAGCGTAAGGCCAAGATCAACAAGCACAAGCGCAGAAAGCGCATGCGCCAGAACCGTCACAAGAAGAAGTAAGATGGCTGCATCGCGCGCTGCCGCCGGGTGGCGCCGCCGTATCGCATTCGGGACCGGACTGATCGTCGCGGTCTCGTTTTGCCTTCGGAGTTGGGCCGACCCGGACTGGCGCAAGCCGGTCCTGACGGACTTCGAGTTCTTCGACGATACCGGCGCCGAGCAGGACGCCTCGTTCCACAAGCGCTTCCACCGCGCCGTGCGGACCGAGTTGGAGGACGTCGCGGGCGCCCGTGCGCTCTACGAGGCGTTGCTCCAGGAACGGCCCGAGACGGCGTACCTCTACTACAAGTTGGGGCGCCTCGACGCGCGCGAGCAGGACCTCGATAGCTGCATCGAGAAGCTGCGCAAGGCGATCGAGCTCGATCCGGCGCTCCGCGTCGCCTACAACGATCTCGAACAGATCCACGTTTTCCGGCGCGAGGAACAGAAGCTCGTCGAGCTCTGGGAGCTGGCGATCGCGGGCCTCAAGCCGGACAACACGGCCTACTTCCTCAAGCTCGGCTCGCTTCATGAGAAGCGCGACCGCCTCGACGAGGCGATTGCCGTCTACGAGCGCGCCGTTGCCGAGCACCCGGTGCTCTACCAGCCGTGGCTCGAGCTGTTCAGGATCCAGCTCGACCAGGGCAAGACGACCGAGGCGTACGAGACCTACCGCAACGCGCTTGAGGCCACCGGCGGCCACCGTGAGCTGCTTGTCGGCGTGCGCGAGGCGTATGGCCGGGCCGGCGACGCAGAGCACGTCTTCGAGCTGACACAACTGCTCGTCGAACGCTTCCCGCTCGTCGCCGATTTCTGGTACGACGGCGTCGCCGCTTTGCTTGATCGAGGCAAGACGGAGGAAGCCCAAGCCACGTTCAAGAAGTCGTGCGCCTACGTGGGCCGCGAGCCGGGCTACCTGGCGCGTATCGTGCGTCTCTACACGGCCTACGGCGATCCCGAGGTGGCAGTCGCCGCTTTGGAGTTTGCGAACAGGTTCGACCCCGACGTGCCCGAGGTGCTCGTGGCGCTCGCGCTCCTCTACCAGTTCCAGGGGCGCATGGACGAGGCGCAGCCGCTGTTCGACCGCCTCCTCGAGTCCGGTCAGCAGAGCGAGGCACTGCTGCTCGCCGTGGCCGAGGGCTGCGAGAGCCAAGGCGACCTCGAGGGCTTCGGCCAATGGGCCGGACGCGCGATGCTCGCGGCGCCCGGGTCGGTCGAGGCACGATTCGCCATGGTGCGCTACCTCGAGCGCACCGGCAAGACCAAGGAAGCCCGTGCCCTGCTCAGCGAGATCCTCGATGACGTGCTCGAGGGCAGTCGGCCGGACCCGGCCCCGCTCGCGGGGATCGGCCGCTTCTACCTGGGCCGCGAGGAGTACGACCTCGCGCGCGAGATCGCCGGCAGGGGCCTCGAGAGCACCCGCGAGCGCCCCCTCGTTCGGCAGTTCTACTACATCAGCGGCGTCGCCGATTACGCCCAGGACCGCATTCCCGATGCCGCGCGCAAGCTCGGGATCGCCTCGCGCAATGTGGGCGAGATGCCGCCGGCCCATTTCTTCTACGGCATGGCCAACCTGCGCTTGGGCCGGAGCGACGAGGCTGTCGTGGCGCTCGAGAAGGCGGTTGGCGTGCAGCCCGATGACGCGTTCTCGCGGCTCAAGCTCGGCGCAGCCCTCAAGCAGGCCGGCCGCAACGAGGAGGCCGAGCGCATGCTCGAATCGGCGATCACCGTGCTGACCAAGCAGGTCGAGCTGGAGCCGGACAGCGTCACGGTGCGCATCAGCCTTGCCGCTGGCTTCGATGCGATCGGCCGCTCCGATGAGGCGATCCGGGTCTACAAGGAGGCCGTCGCGCTTGACGCGAAGTCGGCCACCGCGCTGAACAACCTCGCCTACACGATGGCCGTGCAGGGCGTCGATCTTGACGAGGCGCTCGAGCTCGTCACGCGGGCGCTGGAGCTCGAACCCGACAACGGCACCTTCGCGGACACCCTCGGCTGGATCTACTACAAGCAGAACAAAGCCAAGGATGCGCTGCGCGAGCTCGAACGCGCCGTCGAGCTCGGCCCCGCCAGCGGCGAGATCCTCGACCACGTCGGTGACGTCCACCTCAAGCTCGGGGACAAGACCAAGGCGATTGAGTGGTGGAATAAGGCGCTCGAACGCTACCCGCTCCACGCCGCCGAGATCCGGAGCAAGGTCGTCGAACATGGCGGCACGCCGTCCGTCGAGCCGACCACCGAGCCATCGGACGAGTAGATTCCGCGCCTTCCTGTTTTGACCTTGCGCCGGCGGGCCTCGCTGCTATCGTCGCACCTGGAGGCAATGGAGGAGAGTGATGGCGGAGGCGATGACATCCCGCGAACGGCTTCTCACCGTTTTCCGCCACGAGGCGCCCGACCGGGTGCCGGTCTCGACCTACGAGATGGTCGGCCACGACACGACAAGCTGGTACAACACGCGTCCGTCCTACGCGCCGCTCATGGATGCCGTCCGCGATCGTACCGACTGCCTTTACATGTGCAGCCCGTACTGGCGCGACCTCGGCCGCGAATCGGTCACCGAGGTCGCCACCCGCCGCGAGGGCAACCGCACCTACCGCACGACAACTCTCCACACGCCGGAAGGCGACCTCACGGCCCAGACCATGGAAGAGGACGGCCTCTACACGACGTGGACGACGGAGCATCTCGCCAAGAATCTCGACGACCTGGACAAGTGGCTGTCGATCCCCTACGAGCCCACGCCCGTTGAAGTCGCCCACATCCTCGCCGAACGCGAACGCCTTGGCGAACTCGGCCTCATGCTCGTCGATACCGCCGATCCGATCTGCGTGATGGCCGAGCTGTTCGAGTTTGGTGAGTTTCTTGTGCAGGCGGCCACAAACCCGAAGGCCATCCTGCGCGCCATGGACGTAATCATCGAGCGCCAGCTCGCCGTGCTCAAGGAAGCGCTCGAGCACGGCGCTGGTCCTGCATGGCGCCTCGTCGGGCCGGAATACGGCTCCCCGCCCTATATGCCGCCCGAGGCGTTCCGCCGGTTCGTGGCCGATTACGACCAGCGCCTCATCGCGCTCATTCACGAGCACGGCGGGTATGTCCGCCTGCATTGCCACGGCCGTGTGCACCACCTGCTACCCATTTTCATCGAGATGGGCGCCGACGCGACCGACCCCGTCGAGGCGCCGCCGACGGGTGATGTCGAACTTGCCGAGGCCAAGCGCATCGCCGGCGACAAGCTGGCGCTGTTCGGCAACCTCCAACTGCGCGATCTCGAATACTGCGAGCCAGACGACATCGAGCGCCTCGTCATCGCCTGTATGGACGCGGCCAAGGCCGGCGGCGCCTACTGCATCATGCCGACCGCCTCGCCGATCAACGATCCGCTCAATGATCGCACGCGCGACAACTACCTGCGCTTCATTGACGCAGCGCTCAAGTACGGGCGGTACTGAGCTTGGACACATCCACGCGCTACATCCTTCTCCAGAAGAGCACGTTGGGCGAGCAGGAGTGGCAACGGGTGCCAGCTCGAGGGAAGCCGGTGCCTCACAAGAGGCACCAGCTCCTTCATGGGCGGCTGAGGCGTTCTCAGTCGCCCCTCAGGGGGCGCTTGTGGCATAAGGCACTGGACGCCTGTCCCACGGGCTTGCCCTCGTTCCGTGAGCTTGGTCGCCGTGGGCAGGCGGGCCTGCCCTTGGCAGGCTGACGCCCGTGGCTGTTCCCAACGGACCTGCACAAACCAGGGCCT
The sequence above is a segment of the Verrucomicrobiota bacterium genome. Coding sequences within it:
- the truA gene encoding tRNA pseudouridine(38-40) synthase TruA, which produces MTMDDATHNDAPEPGGPRTFRVLLAYDGRHYKGWQIQPDQTTVQGTVEDALGAVLGAFTRIHASGRTDAGVSALGQVIHFFTDRWDDAPAELEARLKAALPADILVRALDEVPADFHARYSAKRKHYRYTVCNTRRPWPGPVRPDVYYVGARLAIDRMREAARRFIGTNDFSSFGVNPGRVVETPVKTLTRCDITHDAPCVIFDLEADGFLYKMVRSIVGTLLKVGVGAIEPEAITAIVDARNRSAAGPTAPPYGLCLMQVFYD
- a CDS encoding tetratricopeptide repeat protein, with the translated sequence MAASRAAAGWRRRIAFGTGLIVAVSFCLRSWADPDWRKPVLTDFEFFDDTGAEQDASFHKRFHRAVRTELEDVAGARALYEALLQERPETAYLYYKLGRLDAREQDLDSCIEKLRKAIELDPALRVAYNDLEQIHVFRREEQKLVELWELAIAGLKPDNTAYFLKLGSLHEKRDRLDEAIAVYERAVAEHPVLYQPWLELFRIQLDQGKTTEAYETYRNALEATGGHRELLVGVREAYGRAGDAEHVFELTQLLVERFPLVADFWYDGVAALLDRGKTEEAQATFKKSCAYVGREPGYLARIVRLYTAYGDPEVAVAALEFANRFDPDVPEVLVALALLYQFQGRMDEAQPLFDRLLESGQQSEALLLAVAEGCESQGDLEGFGQWAGRAMLAAPGSVEARFAMVRYLERTGKTKEARALLSEILDDVLEGSRPDPAPLAGIGRFYLGREEYDLAREIAGRGLESTRERPLVRQFYYISGVADYAQDRIPDAARKLGIASRNVGEMPPAHFFYGMANLRLGRSDEAVVALEKAVGVQPDDAFSRLKLGAALKQAGRNEEAERMLESAITVLTKQVELEPDSVTVRISLAAGFDAIGRSDEAIRVYKEAVALDAKSATALNNLAYTMAVQGVDLDEALELVTRALELEPDNGTFADTLGWIYYKQNKAKDALRELERAVELGPASGEILDHVGDVHLKLGDKTKAIEWWNKALERYPLHAAEIRSKVVEHGGTPSVEPTTEPSDE